AAGAAGCTATTTTGAAGACTTTTACTCATTTTTTCGCCGTTTATTTGGATAAAGCCGTTATGCATCCAGTATTTAGAAAGGTCTTTGTGGTTGGCACATCTGCACTGCGCGGCTTCGTTTTCATGATGAGGAAAGAGCAAGTCTATGCCACCTGCATGTATGTCTATCTCGTAGTTTTCGTCCCCGTTAAAATACTTCTTTATCATGGCGACACATTCAGAGTGCCATCCAGGGCGTCCTTTGCCAAATGGACTTTCATACCAGTTTTCATCAAATTTCCATAGCACGAAGTCTTTTTTATCGCGTTTTTTGTCATTTATATCAACTCTTGCTATGGTCTCTAAGTCTGCACTTTTACCGCTTAGGCTAAGATACTCGCCGTCTTTGCTCGTATCAAAATAAATCCCGTCTTCAAGAGTGTAAGCAACATCTTTTTGAAGTAAAATTTGGATATATCTTATCATCTCTTCGATACACTCCGTAGCCTTTGGCGAGATGTCTGGCTCTAGGACGTTTAGTGCGTTCATGTCGGCTTTATAACTATCTATATAGTGTGAGGTTATCTCTGCTAAACTTTTATTACTTTCGCTCATTTTTTTTAAAATTTTATCATCTATGTCAGTGTAGTTTCTAACAAATTTAACCTTATACCCCAAGGCTTTTAATGTGCGTCTGAGCATATCAAAGCTTATCGCAGATTTTGCATGACCTAAATGTGCATCATCATAAACGGTCGGACCGCATAGATAAATGTTTGCTTCGCCGTTTCTTATCGGCTTAAATTCTAGCTTTTCTTTTTTTACGCTATCAAAAATTTGCATTAAAAAATTCCTTTAAAAATTGTAAAATCACTATCAAAACAGTGCAAGCTAAGAGTATGAGAGAGATTTTTTTAAGTTCGATTATATCTAAAAATTTGCTCCATCCAAAAGCATGGATATATAAAATAAGCTGCAAAAAGCCACCTATCGAGCTTGCTAGAGCTAAACCGCTAGCGGCTAAAAACTGCATTAAAATGACTGCTAATGCGAGATTTACTACAAGGCAGATTATAGAAATTTTAGCGGCTAATTTTTGTTGCATTTTAGCATAAAGCCAAAGGGAAAAAATTTTAGCCAAGCCAAAAGGGGTAAGTCCTAGCATGTATGCACTTAAGACTTGTGCGCACTCTATCGTGTTTTGTCTTGTAAAATTTCCACGCTCAAACAAAAGCCAAACTATAAATTCGCTAAGCATTACGCCGCCTATAGTAGCTAAACTAAGTACGGATAATAACACATAAAAGCTTTTTTTAGTCCAGATAAGTGCGTTTTTTTCGTCTTTTTCTTTAAGGAGTTTTGTTATCTTTGGAAAAAGAGCTTGCGTGAGTGCAATGGCAAATATCGCAAGCGGAAGTTGAAAAATTCTGTTTGCGTAAAACAGATAACTGATACTGCCTGCCGCTAAAAACGAAGCTAGCCAAGTATCCATAAAAGCACTTATTTGCATAGCTGATGAGCCAAGTAGCCCGTGGTAAAAATTTATAAAAAATCCTTTGACATTTGCTCGTTTTTTTTGAGTATAAGCTTTTAAGCCACCGACAAAAAGCTTGCCGATACCGTTTATTTTCATAGCAATGATATGTGCTAAAACTTGTAAAACACCACCTATTACAACGCCAAAACTTAGATAGTAAGCAACTATTTTTTCGATTTGGTTGCGAGATAAGAGTAGGGCGACGATCATTGCTATATTTAAAAGTGCCGTAGAAAAGGCGGTCGTTGCAAAGTGCCCTCTGTATTGAAGCAACGAACCCATAAAAGTAACTATGTATATTAAACCAAGGTAGTAAAAATTTATATTTACCAAAGGCACTGCTTCAAGTATTGCTTCATCACTTAGGCCGCTTGCGATTATACGTATAAAATACTCGGTAAAAAGATTAACCGCAAGAGTTAAAATGCCTATAAAAAATAAAAATTTTAAGAAGATTTCTGCTGCAAATATACCTTTTTTCTTTGCTTTGCTAAAATTTGGTAAAAACGCCTGCGTAAAAGCACCTTCGCCAAATATCCTGCGAAATAAATTAGGTATTTTAAATGCAACAAAAAATAGATCACTAAAAAGTCCTGCGCCCAATATAGAAGCGCTTAAAAGATCGCGCAAAAGCCCAAGAACACGCGACAGCATAATGCCTGCGGAATTTGAAAAAAAGCCTTTTATAAACATAAACCCGCCTAAAAATTTAAAACTATAAATAGTAACAAAATAAATTTTAAAAGGGAATAACATTTACGTTTTTCGTAAAATTTTGATAACAACAGGCTAGCTATGGCAAAAATTTGGCGTTTATACTAACCCAACTTTAATTATTTTTTTGAGATAATAGCTGACATTTTTTATCTAAGGTTAAATTTTTGAGCGAAAACATAAAAGAGCAAGAAAATTTTCTAGCTCCAATACAAATAGAAACAGATTCTCCGTATGTCTATATGCGCAAACTTAGTGCGGATCACGGCATACCTGTAGAATTTATTGATTTTCGCATACAAAACATCGTAACTTCTTATACTAACGAAGAAAATTTAGAACCGGTAGTGCTTAATGAGGACGAGCTTAAGATATTTGATGATGATGAATTTTTCTTGGATACAAAGCTTCACATTACTCAAAACTACCATTTGGAATTTTATGATAAACGTTTGGAAGAGCCTATAAAACTTCCTAAAATTTCTATCGGAGTAAACAGCCTTGTTACTAAGATCATAGTCAAGGTTCATAGAAGTAACGAATGCAAGTATGTGCTCGGATATGAAAAGATAATGTTTGACTATATTGCCAAGCAACTTATGAAAGCCCAAATTTTGATAGGTATCAGAATGGGTGATGCAAAAGAAGAGTTGCTTCGTATAGCGTCTATTTTACGTGTAAAAGACATGATAGATACTGAACGAACTTTTACCTTAACAAGCGGTATAAATCCCGTAAAATCGATCGATGCTCAAACTATATATCATTATAAAACTAAATTTGATAACGAAGAAAACAAGGACAAGATAGACTACGCTAGTCGCGGGTTTTTGCTTGGTGTTATGGAAGATGAGCTGATAATAGAGCAACTAAAGCCAAAAAATGGCTCAAACGGACGTGATGTAAGGGGTAAATTTATATATGTCCCAGAAGCTAAAGTCGATGGTGAACCTGAGATAAATATAACTCCAAATATCATCCGCACAGAAGATGAGGTCTCGGTTAAATTTACGGCAAAAACCTCTGGTTATGTAATAGAAGATAAAGGCGTTTACGACATACAAGATCACCTTGAGATAAATGAGATAAATTTTAAAAACACAGGTTCTGTTCAAACCGGACTTGACTCAAACGTAACCCTTGTCGTAAAAGAGACAGATGCTGTAAAAGATGCCATCGGAACAGGTGTAGTCGTGGAGGCTAACGAGGTTGAGATAAAGGGCAATGTCGCCTCAAATGCCGTTGTAAAAGCAAATCGCGTGGTTATAGGCGGGCAAACTCATGCAAAGGCTAAAATTTACGCAAAAGATGCCAATATAGGCATACATATAGGGTATGTTGAGGGCGATGACGTGAGTATCGATAGGCTTGAAAATGGTAGCGTCGTTGGCAAAAATGTAACGGTTAAAAGTGTCATAGGTGGTAGTATAACTGCTGAAAATATCTATGTAGAAACACTTGGCTCAAACTGCACATTAACTGCACAAAATTTAATAGAGGTAAAATACCTTCGCGGAACGAATAATAGATTTATCATCGATACTGGCAGGATCAAAGATGACTCTGAAGAAGATATGCAAACTTATGTTAAGCATATAGAGGAGCTTCGAGCCGAGCTTGTATCGATAAAAAAACATCTAGGTGTTAAGAAAAACATTATAGATGAAAACAGAAATTCTATCTATCTCATAAAGACCAAGGTTGAAGAGCTTACAAAGTCAAAGGTTATACCTCCGGTTACATTTATGAAAAAGCTAAAAGAGTATCAAGAATTAGTAACCGAGTATAACTCTTTATTAAAAGAGCACAAAGATAAAAAAGAGCTGATACTTACTCTTAAAGAGAAGCTTAATGCTATGCAAAACAGCATTTTTGAAGCAAAGATAATCAACCGAAGCACTTGGATAGACTTAAATGAGATCAAATTTATATTAGTTGACCCCCCTCAAAATATCACATACTCTACAAAACAAAATGAAATGGCTCGCGTTATAAGCCTAGAAAAGGTAGAAAATGAAGACGGCGAGACAGAATACAAAATAAAAAGGTCAAATCGCTTGGAAGAATTTGAGCAAAAACAAAAGCAGGAAAAAGAATGATAAAGGCTATAGAGGGTGTAATAACTAAAAAAGACCCCGGTTTTGTGGTATTAAAAACACTTAGCGGGATTAGTTATGGGGTGTTTATATCGCTGTTTTGTTCTGCAAAACTTGAAAGTGGAACCAAGATAGAACTAAATATCACTCAGATTATTAGAGAAGATGCAAATTTACTGTATGGATTTTTAGACATTAACGAACAAAAGATGTTTGAAATGTTGATAAAACTTAGCGGAATAGGCGCATCAACGGCAATGGCGGTTTGTTCAAGTCTTACTCCAAATGGCTTTACAAATGCCGTGTTAAACGGAGATGCCGACACGATAAAGCAAGTCCCAGGTATAGGTCCAAAGACTGCTCGTAGAATAATTGCAGAGCTAAGTGACGCAAAACTAATAAGCGAAGAGAGTGTGCCAAGTCATCAGTCAGAAGCACTACTTGCGCTTGAAGCGCTTGGCTTTAAAAGAGAAAAAATAGTTAAAATTTTACCCGAGTGCAAGAGTTTAAATACTAGCGATCTTATAAAAGAAGCACTTAAAAAATTAGCATAAATAAAGGAAAAATATGAAATTAGGTATAGTTTTTGGGGCTAAAAGTTACGAACATGAAATAAGCATAATAAGCGCTATCGTGTTAAAAAATATCTTAAAGCAAGAGCTTACTTTTGTTTTTTGCGATGGGGAGCGTGACTTCTACCTTATAGAAAAAGACGACATGAGAGCGAATTTCTTTAGCACAGGCAAGTATAAAAAATGTAAAAAACTATTCTTGTCTCAAGGCGGATTTTACACACATTCACTCTTTGGTGTAAAAAAACTTGAAACCGAAATCTATATAAATCTTATCCACGGCATGGATGGTGAAGACGGCAAGATAGCGTCGTTGTTTGATTTTTACGGTATCGAGTATATAGGGCCTAGACTTGAGGCTAGCGTGTTGAGTTTTAACAAAGAACTTACTAAATTTTTAGCTAAAAAAGCTAATGTCAAAACGCTTGAATACGAGGTTATAAAAAGAGGCAAGCTTCCTACTATAAATTTCCCCTTTATCCTAAAGCCGCTTAGGCTAGGAAGTAGTATCGGAGTTGGCGTCGTAAAAGATGAAAGTGAACTTGAATACGCACAAGATGTCGCATTTGAATTTGACGATGAGGTCTTAGTCGAGCCTTTCATTAAGGGTGTTAAAGAGTATAATTTAGCAGGCTGTAAGATAAATGGTGAGATTAAATTTTCTATCATTGAAGAGCCAAGAAAAAAAGAATTTTTAGACTATGAACAAAAATATCTTAGCTTTTCAAATGAAAACAAAGTCGCTAAAGCTGAAATTTCAAAAGAGCTCGAAGATGAACTAAAGTCGGCATTTGCAAAAATTTACGAGTGCGGGTTTGATGGAGCGCTTATACGTTGCGACTTTTTCGTTATAGATGATAAAGTGTATTTAAATGAGATAAATCCAAACCCTGGAAGCTTGGCAAACTATCTTTTTGATGACTTTGAGGGTGTTTTAAATGAGTTGGCAAATTCACTTACAAAACCAAAAAACATCAAAGTTGATTATAAATTTTTAAATTCAATAGTGCATTCAAAAGGCTCAAAAGTATAAGAACGTAAGCAAATCATAAATAAAAATATGTTAAATTTTACATAAAATTTTATGTAAAGAGATGTTATGACTACGTTTAGTAAAGATGAAATTTATACCGCAACCGAGGTTGTGAGAAATTTTAGCTCTATCCTAACAAGGATAAGCAAGAACGAGATAAAACGCGCGGTTATCGTAAAAAACAACAAATTTGAGGCTGTTTTATTAAACATGAGCGAATACGAACGTCTGGAAAAAGCGGTAGCCGTCCTAGAGGCTATTTATAGCTCTAAAAAGCGAGAAAACAATGGCGAGTAAGAAGATAAAAGTCGGCTTTGAAAGCTATGATATAAGTTATGAAATTTTAAATCCAAAATGTGAAAACGCCATATTATTTTTGCATGGCTGGGGTGCAAACAAAGAGATAATGAAAAAGGCTTTTGGTGCGCATTTGACAAATTTTTGTCATATTTATGTCGATATGCCTGGTTTTGGAGCAAGCAGTATAAACTCTCCTTTAAAAACAAAAGACTACGCGAAAATCATTCGTGCTTTTATCGCCGAACTTTCAACTAAACCCGCTATCATCGCAGGTCATAGCTTTGGAGGTAAGGTTGCAACACTACTTGAGCCTGCAAATTTAGTTCTTCTAAGCTCTGCTGGCATAGTTGAGAAAAAGCCTTTGTCA
This is a stretch of genomic DNA from Campylobacter sp. RM6914. It encodes these proteins:
- the cysS gene encoding cysteine--tRNA ligase yields the protein MQIFDSVKKEKLEFKPIRNGEANIYLCGPTVYDDAHLGHAKSAISFDMLRRTLKALGYKVKFVRNYTDIDDKILKKMSESNKSLAEITSHYIDSYKADMNALNVLEPDISPKATECIEEMIRYIQILLQKDVAYTLEDGIYFDTSKDGEYLSLSGKSADLETIARVDINDKKRDKKDFVLWKFDENWYESPFGKGRPGWHSECVAMIKKYFNGDENYEIDIHAGGIDLLFPHHENEAAQCRCANHKDLSKYWMHNGFIQINGEKMSKSLQNSFFVKDALKHYHGEALRFYLLSSHYRANFNYSELDLEASKKRLDKLYRLKKRILGVNAGDVSQEFKAEILEALSDDLNTSKALAALDEFVKTANEKLDENPKDKIYKAQIAANIKFINEIFGIAQKDSFEYFQFGVSQSEKERINELIIQRSEAKKERNFERADIIRQELSTMGISIMDTPEGTMWERA
- the murJ gene encoding murein biosynthesis integral membrane protein MurJ; translation: MFIKGFFSNSAGIMLSRVLGLLRDLLSASILGAGLFSDLFFVAFKIPNLFRRIFGEGAFTQAFLPNFSKAKKKGIFAAEIFLKFLFFIGILTLAVNLFTEYFIRIIASGLSDEAILEAVPLVNINFYYLGLIYIVTFMGSLLQYRGHFATTAFSTALLNIAMIVALLLSRNQIEKIVAYYLSFGVVIGGVLQVLAHIIAMKINGIGKLFVGGLKAYTQKKRANVKGFFINFYHGLLGSSAMQISAFMDTWLASFLAAGSISYLFYANRIFQLPLAIFAIALTQALFPKITKLLKEKDEKNALIWTKKSFYVLLSVLSLATIGGVMLSEFIVWLLFERGNFTRQNTIECAQVLSAYMLGLTPFGLAKIFSLWLYAKMQQKLAAKISIICLVVNLALAVILMQFLAASGLALASSIGGFLQLILYIHAFGWSKFLDIIELKKISLILLACTVLIVILQFLKEFFNANF
- a CDS encoding flagellar assembly protein A encodes the protein MSENIKEQENFLAPIQIETDSPYVYMRKLSADHGIPVEFIDFRIQNIVTSYTNEENLEPVVLNEDELKIFDDDEFFLDTKLHITQNYHLEFYDKRLEEPIKLPKISIGVNSLVTKIIVKVHRSNECKYVLGYEKIMFDYIAKQLMKAQILIGIRMGDAKEELLRIASILRVKDMIDTERTFTLTSGINPVKSIDAQTIYHYKTKFDNEENKDKIDYASRGFLLGVMEDELIIEQLKPKNGSNGRDVRGKFIYVPEAKVDGEPEINITPNIIRTEDEVSVKFTAKTSGYVIEDKGVYDIQDHLEINEINFKNTGSVQTGLDSNVTLVVKETDAVKDAIGTGVVVEANEVEIKGNVASNAVVKANRVVIGGQTHAKAKIYAKDANIGIHIGYVEGDDVSIDRLENGSVVGKNVTVKSVIGGSITAENIYVETLGSNCTLTAQNLIEVKYLRGTNNRFIIDTGRIKDDSEEDMQTYVKHIEELRAELVSIKKHLGVKKNIIDENRNSIYLIKTKVEELTKSKVIPPVTFMKKLKEYQELVTEYNSLLKEHKDKKELILTLKEKLNAMQNSIFEAKIINRSTWIDLNEIKFILVDPPQNITYSTKQNEMARVISLEKVENEDGETEYKIKRSNRLEEFEQKQKQEKE
- the ruvA gene encoding Holliday junction branch migration protein RuvA; translated protein: MIKAIEGVITKKDPGFVVLKTLSGISYGVFISLFCSAKLESGTKIELNITQIIREDANLLYGFLDINEQKMFEMLIKLSGIGASTAMAVCSSLTPNGFTNAVLNGDADTIKQVPGIGPKTARRIIAELSDAKLISEESVPSHQSEALLALEALGFKREKIVKILPECKSLNTSDLIKEALKKLA
- a CDS encoding D-alanine--D-alanine ligase, with protein sequence MKLGIVFGAKSYEHEISIISAIVLKNILKQELTFVFCDGERDFYLIEKDDMRANFFSTGKYKKCKKLFLSQGGFYTHSLFGVKKLETEIYINLIHGMDGEDGKIASLFDFYGIEYIGPRLEASVLSFNKELTKFLAKKANVKTLEYEVIKRGKLPTINFPFILKPLRLGSSIGVGVVKDESELEYAQDVAFEFDDEVLVEPFIKGVKEYNLAGCKINGEIKFSIIEEPRKKEFLDYEQKYLSFSNENKVAKAEISKELEDELKSAFAKIYECGFDGALIRCDFFVIDDKVYLNEINPNPGSLANYLFDDFEGVLNELANSLTKPKNIKVDYKFLNSIVHSKGSKV
- a CDS encoding type II toxin-antitoxin system Phd/YefM family antitoxin, with protein sequence MTTFSKDEIYTATEVVRNFSSILTRISKNEIKRAVIVKNNKFEAVLLNMSEYERLEKAVAVLEAIYSSKKRENNGE